ACGAACTAACGTCCaaacttttttacttttcaaacgTTTTTGTCACAAGAAAAGCATTTTGACGTGTATCCGAAGTAGCTACTCAACCTTTAATTAGGCCAACATTTGTTTTTAGGAAGAAATATTTACTCgaagttaaattataattttagaaagacattaaaagaaacttttaagtaaacaaaaaaaaaaaaaaaaaacagtttttctgaCAGACGTGAACTAACACTGTAAATCATTATAGACCTTTAGCGCGCAAAGTTGAATGcgcagatttgttttatttattcattgttgtaAAAACcgttaaaaactttattttaaagatacttaGAAAgattgatacatttaaaaaaaaaatgggcgaAAGTGAACTGTAGcgtgtaaattaaattattgtttttctaagCTGATTATTCAGATATGTCTTCTAAAATGACATTCGCTTGTTCGTCTTAACACTCAAGCGcagaaatatttaatgattaattcaGTGGCCTATATGAGTTATTTGATGATTTGTGATCATATGTTTTCGCCTTACAGTGTTTCTGTGTGAAAATGACGGAAATCAAGACTGTATTTAAATACTGTTTGGTGAAAAGTAAGAGAAGTATTGAACAATAAACATCAGGGCTGACCGGCGTTCAGAAACTATAAATAACCGGACCTGTTAAAATAGCCCAGGATTAACCTCCACACACAAATATTACTTTTGACAAGCATAAAAAGAGTTTTATTTTCCCTATTCTGGGCTCCTTGTGCATTTGGTTCCTCCTCGGTTCTTTATTAGTtaggctaaataaaataaaaaaaacgtaaacGTTTACTAATCCAAAACGACTGTCATGACACAAAAGACAGGAATGAAAATTACagttaataataaatcacaaacgTCTCAAAAATACATAGATTTAAACACCCTGCATTTGTATAATAATCGTGTTAGGctattctttttttctccctcacacacacacacacacacacacacacgtaactgACAGTGTGTGGAATCATTTGAGTTTCCTTTTCTTCCACATCGGGCTTTAGTGAGGATAGGGAATAGTCCTGCTCCATATATTTGGCTTTCAAAGCTGTAAACAATTTTCCGGCCAAACAAGGGATAAACTCGGTTTATCCGTTAAACTCAAGGTCTACCGATTAAGCTCTAAAAATCTCACATGAAGCCATCATCGCCAAAATGCACTGCTGCTGACACAAATCACTTTATTTGAATTCAATGGAATAACAGGAAACACAAAGTAATTCATCGGAGACGATACATCGAAATGCCTCGTACAAAAAGACTAGTCTTAGTATTATAGCTGGTGTAAACTCTTGGAAATCGTGTGCCTTCGTTTTGggttattaaaagaaaaagaaaaaattctcaACTTCACAAAATGACCGTAGCTACAACATAGCGCATAATTAGCTATATTTCATAAACATGATTGTATACCGCCCAGGAAAGCATATTTCAAGTCGATATGCTAAGCTCTCTCAGTATCTAGGTTGCTTATTTAGAGGAATtcaattatatttgtaatattgctACATAGTAAAGTACACACCACACTAAGGTAAAAAATGCCATAAAAGGAAGAAAGAGGAAGAATATAAAGGAACTAATCAAAGCCTGATTTGCAGTTGATTTCTTTGATGTTGTTGTAATTGTGATTAATGCATGTCTCCTATTTGAGCAAGTAGAAAATCAGAGTCACTAGACAAGTAACCAGAATAAAAATCATAACATTTGTCAAAGATTATGCATGATCGCAAATGCAAAAAATCATAACTTGAATCATTTACATTGTTGATGAAATATTGCTAAGAAGCTGGGAAGTCTGCAATTCTAAAGCCACCACAATCATTTCAGTGATTactaaaaaaaaagccatatcacTACAAAGATTTTACTTTCTGTCCCCCAACACACACTTGTACATTAGAGCAAACAAGCTTTATAAAATCACAAACCCTGATTGTAGTCGCAATAACAGCAGAGACATTGGGCCAAACAGCAGTTTGTGAATCAAATGCCACTCATTCACCTCTAATGAAACGTGTTTGCCAAGAGAATATAAAACAGGACTTCTTAAGCAAGAAAGACTTTTGCAGTAACATGTCATTCAGacgaaagaaaaacaaacattctttataAAGAGCCATGAAATCTTCAGCATGCAAGAACAAAAATACAGGGAATCAACACACAACATTATTAGGCAGTGCCATATCTTCAGCATCGAGTTACAAACTGACATACCTCCATGACTTTGGACATAAATCGTATACCTGAGCTGCAGGACTAATCTAAAATTGGGGATTCAAAAACACATCATCAGGTTCGTTATTCCTGAGGGAAATTTATTTCAAGAAGTGCTTCCCCTGAAACTCAATATATAAGAAACAGATTGCTTTAAATATCAGTGCTCATTCCTTAGTTAATAAATGGAAGGAAAAAAGGAACTACCAATGTTGTACTGATTGTGCATCATTAGTATTAGTACCATAAATGTTGAAACTgctaagaaataaataagaagaaaataacaaacaaaaaaacagcctcTGTATGAATTAAAATCAGTGCAGGTCATATGCGGAACTTGTGATATTACCTTACAGCCTTTTCTAAATAAATCAAGATGCGTTTCATTCGATCTTGTCTTATTCAGTGTTGATTTCAGTCAATCCTGAACAGTAAACGCTCTGTTGTTAAAGCTCATTTATGAAAACCAGAAGATGAGCCGTCTCTTGAGAAAAGTAAGAGAAAACAATCAAAAACGGCCGTCGTTACAGTCAAAGACATAATCACAGTGCATATTGACTGATTTGGAGTTATTTCTGAGAAAGTGGATGTCTGTGCTGCAGCTGTTGATGGACTTTGTCAGTTTGTAACGAAAATTAAATGATTGAGTAACGTGCAATAGTACAACCTCCACCACatcttaaaaaaagaacacattcaGTCAGAAAACATTCCAACTCAAATCTCCATTGCCTTTCAGACTGCTAACAATTCTACTTGCAGGACCATCGTCAGGTGGTCGAGCTTTTGGTCAGGCGCTGGTTTCCTGTTTGAGGCGTTGGCTGCGGGCCTTGTACACCTCAATCAGGAGGTCTTTCACGTACTGGATCTCTCGTTCCACCGATTCTGCCTTGTCCCGTAGCTCACGGTTTCTGCCCTCCAGACCGTGAAGCTGTTCCTCCAACGTGTCCAACTCCGCTCGCTTCCTTTGGCGATACCTGTTAAAAGCGATTCATACAGAggatattcagttttatttacagAAGGTCTGGTCTTTTAAATCCCACAAGCAGCTACTTCGTAATGCCCGCAGGCACTGTAGTCTGAAGCATAATATTTTGTACTTTCATGACTAAGTGTAACTTCAGAACCACATTAAATTTTCTATGCTCACTCGTCAAGAATACAATTGACACCATTGTGATTCTGAAAGTACTCTACCTGTGAGCTGCAGTCTTGTTCTGGTCTCTCTTCTTCTGTTTGCGTTCACCATGGTTCACTTCGATTAGTGGCACCTCGAGGTCTGGTTTCACAATGCAGGGGTCTTCTTTCAGCACACAGACTCCTCTGGCACACGGGGACCCCATTTCAGGTCCGTGGCGGTCACCGCTCAGGCATTCGGGGCTTTGGTCTTCGAGAAAGCCACAGTGGAAGTTATGTTGCCGGTGGATCTCTACGCTCTCCGCCTTCACTGGGTCATTGATGGCCCCAAGGAAGCTGTGGTAGGCCTCTTCTTGGGATGTACCTTGGAGGAAACAGCTTTCGTTGGGTTCCGTCTTCCAGGGGATGTTTGCCTTCGCATCGCTAGCACCATTCTTGGCTTCGCTCATCATCTCCATCTCCGCACTTCCTCCTATGCTGCTTAAATTGACTTCTCTAGCACCGTACATCATCATTTCGTCTTTCTTGTGGGGAATTTGAATGGATCCGCTAAAGTTGTACCCACCGCCGCCGGCCTTGCTCGCACCGACGGCCTCTTCCGTGTAGCGGCAGTTCTTCTCTTCTTTGGGTAAAATGGCGCACCTCCTGATTTCCACTGCACTGCCGAGGCAGTAGCCTTTGCCAACCACACGCTCATCTTCAGCACAGCTGTAGCTCCCACCAGGTGCAACAGCTGAGTTACCTGAGGAATTTCCTTTGGAACTCCAGATGCTACTCTCATAGCTGTCACCCACCCTCACCCCATCGGAAACTCTCTTGCGGCTGCAGACGTTGCTGTTGGGGCGGCTGCAACTGTAAGGGGCATGTCTAGGAATCTTGGTACGGCCAATGGGACCCCCACAGAAGCTCAGCAAGTCAAGTTCTCCAGTTGCCAGGGTAACAAGTAGAGGGCTGTTTTCGGATTGGTTGGAAGTAGAATATGATGCGTAGGGCAACTGGTAATAAGACGGTGGACCAACTGCCGTTGGACCCTTGTCGCATTTGCCCAGTTTCGAGGCTTTTTCTGGGAGTGGGTCAGACAGGAAGTAATCCTCCAGCTGAGCAAGCTCCTCTTGCAGCAGAGAGGTCATGACCTCCAAATCTGAGGGCACCTGGATGTCATGCTGGAGGGGCGAGGGGGGAAGGGATGCATTGGGGGAGGGAGAGGAGTGAGGGGTTGGGAGGTAAGAGGAGAAATCTACTTCTTCCGTCATCCAGTCACTAAAACCATTACCTATGGGGAAAACAGAGGTCAACATGTTAATCATTGGCCTAGAGATCCAATGTAGCACAATTATTGAAACCAAATAAACAATTATACCAACAGTATTTTAACAACCcgttaaaaacaagaaaaaaaattaataaaaacaaatcgcATCTCAGCGTGCTTACTAAATCCAAAATGTGAAAGGTAGCATTAAACTAGCATGTTAtctacaaataatataaaatagatcCACGTTGGTAGTTTTACTCACTGTTCAAGGAGAACGAAATGTGCTGCAGTGCGGTGCCCACCTGAaactgggaaaaataaaaaaactgttttcactgcAACTCACCAATTAAGTGCTTGTTCTCCTCTGGCCCCTCCCCTCTGCGCCCCTCCGATTGGCTGTGGTTAGCCTgtgggtgagagagagtgagggggTCTGCCGGGCAGACGAGTAGAGTCTTCCAAATGGGTGCTGACATTGTCATCATCCTGTCCGTTGATCCTACGATTCAAAAGTCCGAGCTTACAGTGCACGATAGTGAAGTTTGAGAGTTGAGCCACAGAAAACAGGGCTTGGTGTGCATtatgaaacctaaaaaaaaaaaaaaaaaaaggggggaaatatGATGAGGGACGATGCGTTAAAACATTGCCTATGGAGGTTTCGGTGTATCTGGTATTGAGACGACACTATCACACCAACCGTGATTCTTCAGTTGCTAAAGTAGGATGGAGAAAATGAAAAacgaagggggaaaaaaatcattgtgtCCTAGTTGGTGGGACTTTCCATTctaaacttatcctggctctcctaaaatatctaaaaatatctgCATCTGACCATAAATCCATATTTTCAGAGTGTTAACCATAAGAGATGCAGTGCAAACTGAGTAAAATTACTATAACCCCCCCATTTCGTTACAGCATCAGCTGAGACACACTGGTGATTAGCGAGGGACCAATTTAGAAAACTATCACTCTTCCATCCATCAAAGTCCCTTGTGCCCACTTAGGGGAGTTCTACTGAGATCCTAGAGAATCAGGCGAATGCTCTACTTATGGGAAATTTATTAGCAGCCTAAATATACAAGACACATACAAATGTAAAGCTTCTTCAGATCATATTTTGGAGCATGccaataataaatcacaatatcaagaattttttaacttttctttttcattttaatgtatttactgcTGATTTCTGGACTATCTTTTGTTTGTATGATGCAACCTTAGGTGCCTTCAAATGCTCTAGTTACCTCTGCACCTGAACTGATGTCCAGTTTGTTTACAGTCTAAGGTCAGACACTGGAGAATATTTTATGCTGACAGAGTCATCCGATagaacttacaaaaaaataaaaacaacaacagcaaagagcagaaataaaaagctttcatCTCTTCTTTTGCAATCAAGCATTATAAGTCATTTCTAGCAGCATGGCGGGTGCAGACGTCTCTGAACTGGATGTCTGAACTTGGCCAGCACGTGGGTTACAATCTATGACGTAATGCGAAACCAAAGGCAGCAATTTTTCGTGGAAGCTTTAAAAACGACACATGCTTTTTCGCAAAGtggcatttttttaaagacaacaaaCAGCATCCGCTGCATGCAACATGCAACAATACATTCACGTGTCAGATATTGTTGTAAAAATTGGCAAAAGGAAAACATTTGCTAAGAAATAATGAGAGAGAAACCTTTGTAGCCTCAGCACTATTGTTTAAACAGACAGGCAATGCATCGGTTTAACAAAGATAATCACTCTACAAAAAGTTGTTAAACAATCAAGTCTTACTTGGAAGTGCGTAAAAGAATAGAATGTGTCAAAATAAATTGAACACGTGAAAATGCTCATTAACTAGGTCAGACTGATCATTATGGGATCATTTCTAAAGTTGAAAAACTGTGTAGCAACGAGCTGAAAGGAGTTTCTGAAACTTTTTCCAATAAGCAAGACAGCAGTGTATAAAACAGCGCCTGAAACACTGTTACAAGTGACAACACTCTGAACAACACTTCAACAAAAGCAATACACCTAAAAAGTACAAAGCCaagagacaaaacaacaaaagcccgaacaaaagaacaaaaagtaaGAAGTTGTACTTACTCCATTCTTGCTTAAATGTTTTGAGCTTAGGGTGCGTTGCAAGAGCAAAGCACGGCGTTTCTTTAGGATCGAAGACTCTACTAAATTAAAAAGCCATGTCTCCTTCGGAGTGTCTAGGACTGAAGTGCTGTTGGTCTTGCTTTGTTGTGATGGAGTTGATGACTGAGAATCGGCTAATTGAGTCAATGCATCAGGTCACCCACACCTAGCAACCAGCTGCGTCACGCGGTCAGCCCCCAGTGCTACAGATTCCTCCGCCCTATGGATGTATTGGTCGAGATAAATTTCACACTTCGGGCTGGCGAAAACGCCCACAAGAATTAGCACTCACTTTCTCAACGACTTCCGAGAAAACACAAAATCCCGTTGGCACGTCCCCCTAACTTAAAACTACTACGGGTTTGAGACTCTGAGAGAAGAATGTGTAATGAAAGCGGCTGTTCGCGAGAGTTTGGAGGATTGTCACACAGTTGCATTAACtggttatacataaaatattcacATCGTAACACGCTTGGCATACTCTCTCATTCAAATATGTATTGTTTCACAGGGACTACTTGATTTCTTCTAGCGAGGAAGAACACTTTCTGCTACCCAGGAGATACGTGGCTGTTGTTGCAGGTTAGTTGCATCAGCGCTTCAAGCTGCTAGCAGATTCGCTGGACGGACCGAACCTGTCGAGCAGCGATTGGCTGGAGAGGAACTGTTGTGTTCTCTCATTGGCTGCCGCCAGAGAGACGTTGCTTCCCAGTGGTCTTCGGTTTTCCACTCTCCGTGCACATGTTTCAAGTAAACATCCCGAGAGCAAATTCTGAAAGTGGTTAAACTTTCAAGTCGCGGAAGGGCAGTTTAAAGGAACTTTACTGACAAAACATTGTAGTATTATTTGTGCCATTTGCTGATCTGCGTTTTAGACGTTTCCCTTCTTAGCGGTTCAGTTGAGTTGTAACTTAGTCCACTAAATTCTGtatatcagatttttattttcatttagactGTAGGGTGATTAAACTGTGTAATCTACATTTTGATAAGtagactattattattaatattttatttaaaaaagctgaTAAACATGTTTACATGTTCGCTTAATTAATTGACACTGTAGCTACTCAGAAGAGCTGTAAAAGCGGCTTTAATCGTTTACATTAACTCTATTTACATATATAGAGTATTCTAATGTAGCGCGTGTAACAGGTGGCGTCTTTAACGTCATTTTTTCCATTTCAGCATCAGCATTTCTACAACTGCCCCTGGGAGAAGCGGATGTTAAATTCTGCGATCGAGCAAAACACAAACGCTATCTAGCTggagaaagaaaacagatagtCCTTAAGCTATTGTTTGCTATATTTGGTAATTCCATCTGAACTTTAGAAGGACCGGCGCCACATTATGCTGAGCTATTCAAGTCATGCGCGGTCACAGTGAGACGAGACAAATTACCCTCAAACTCACAAGTACATCTCGTTTAATTCCCGTTAATAACGTTTTTTCAAAGAATCGAGCTTTGTTTTCCCCCCTCAGCAAATCCTAAAGCTGATTGAAGGAGCTATGTCTTCCTGTTGCTATAGTAATAGCGAACACTGCCCCCTATTTTAGACATGTTTTCTGGTTGCTGTTGCCATGGGATTTACAACGAGCGCTCTCGCTCCCTCTTTCGGCCcgtgtttttcagttttgtctcTGTTGAATTACGTTTGACATTCACCGAAAAGTTACTTTAGTCTTAAACAAACATAACTGCAACAAGTGCTTTTAAATAGTGTCGGTTTCATTGAAATTACTTTTCTGCTATATTGTATCGACACGCCCTTCAGACCCCACAGTCCGCAGTCCTCACAAATGTTGGGTCAAGTTGTCACAAATGgcgtttttattataaaacttagCTTTTTGGTTTATGAGGGGTTTATGTAATGAATCCGAGAAGCGCTAAACATCTCGCAAGACACGGAAAAAGCCAACAGACAGAGAAGTTTAAAACTGTCAGGTGGAGTATTCCTTAGCTTTTAGCAGAAGCTAACGTCTTCCTCGACTGACgagaaattgattttatttacactTAATAGCCCTGCGTGAACCAAGATGACACCTGGTTTCTCGAGGAGCAGTCAGAGAGCGACGGGATCAAAGAGGGGCTTCTGAAGGTACTGTGATACTGTAATTCCTCTTGTGAGTCGGCTCAGCCTCGCAGTTGTAGAAGTGAGGCCTGATGCAATCTTCGTGACCGCAGTCGTAACGTTGAAGAGATGGAGATAATAATGGTTGTTGAAGTGTGGGATCTCTCCCAGGAAAGCGCTGACTCTCCCAACTCGCCGTGTCTTAATTGGTCCGTGGGGGCGCCCTGTTTGCGCAAAGCGTGAGAGAAAGtcagcagtacacacacacacacacacacacacacacacacacacacacacacacacacacacctcagccaAAGAACGCTCAAGTGCTGTTGGGCAATCATACTTGAGCTTTCTGTTTGTATTgggatttttttcagttttagtgtctTATTTTGGATATTGAGATGTAGGTCCAGGCCGTGGAGGCGTTAATTAATCACAGCTTTTGAGGATTAAAAACGCTGGTTGGAGTGATAAATCTGTTCCCCTCCAAAAATCCAGCAGTCCAAATGTGGAACAATTAAACTAATCTCATTCAAACATGAAATGCAGTTTTTAGGGTGCACGTGCACCGATAAATACGATTAAAAGCAAatcttatgattttatttttgtttgtttgtttaatttacttTGTTTTGACTTTTAGAGCCCTCTCTGGCACTCTGTATGTTAGTCAGAAAATAAGTAAGGAGTGGGTGAGCGAGCAAACGCACCATGCCAAGTTCATGTATAGCACACATTAGTAACAGTTACATCACAATTTCATCACCATCTCCTCCTCAATtcattgttgtctttttttcattCCCCTGCACGAGCGATCAAATCGTTTCAAGTTTCGATCACttgttataacttttttttttaagttttataacaTCCAACAGGAATCATCTCAGCAAAATGACTCTTATTTCATTTCCCACCGAGGCGCCGTATCGTGGGAATCGGGATAACCTTTCAACAGGTTTCAAGAGGTTTGACGGCCGCCTTCCCCCAAACGTGCCCCATTTAGAATAACAAACTTGCAAGATAAAGATAATGTGACTAAT
The sequence above is drawn from the Cyprinus carpio isolate SPL01 chromosome B5, ASM1834038v1, whole genome shotgun sequence genome and encodes:
- the atf5a gene encoding uncharacterized protein atf5a, which translates into the protein MMTMSAPIWKTLLVCPADPLTLSHPQANHSQSEGRRGEGPEENKHLIGNGFSDWMTEEVDFSSYLPTPHSSPSPNASLPPSPLQHDIQVPSDLEVMTSLLQEELAQLEDYFLSDPLPEKASKLGKCDKGPTAVGPPSYYQLPYASYSTSNQSENSPLLVTLATGELDLLSFCGGPIGRTKIPRHAPYSCSRPNSNVCSRKRVSDGVRVGDSYESSIWSSKGNSSGNSAVAPGGSYSCAEDERVVGKGYCLGSAVEIRRCAILPKEEKNCRYTEEAVGASKAGGGGYNFSGSIQIPHKKDEMMMYGAREVNLSSIGGSAEMEMMSEAKNGASDAKANIPWKTEPNESCFLQGTSQEEAYHSFLGAINDPVKAESVEIHRQHNFHCGFLEDQSPECLSGDRHGPEMGSPCARGVCVLKEDPCIVKPDLEVPLIEVNHGERKQKKRDQNKTAAHRYRQRKRAELDTLEEQLHGLEGRNRELRDKAESVEREIQYVKDLLIEVYKARSQRLKQETSA